Part of the Ictalurus furcatus strain D&B chromosome 28, Billie_1.0, whole genome shotgun sequence genome is shown below.
TGTtcaaaaatgatattttctaaaatgtttaaCTCTATAAcattgcttatttttattatcacaACCTGAATGTTAAAAACTTGACACTGGAAGAGCGCCTTTTTTAAACTTCAGGCAGattgttttactttttcttttaaatataagTAATATTTAGACAATCAAAATTCATATCAAGTAATTTTAagtaaacaaaagagaaaacttaaaggatctgcatattaatataaatcatttGTGCATAAAAGGGTTAAGAAATTtagcaatttattttattttattgtattttaacttcattaattatataaaattcgAAAATGGTGGATTCTTTATTGTTCTTCTTGTTATTATTCTTGTTATtgatcttgttattattatttttaaaatgacagtttGGAGTTATACGATACTTGGCTTGGAATGGAAAGagtcaatctggcaacccacaTTTCTTCCCAACAGTCTCCTCTGCCGACAAGGAGCTTCAAATCCTAACTTTATCAGGTTAGatatgataaatatataaaatagaataaaatctTGATTCATCCTCAAATCTGCAGTTTCCATGTGTCTCAATAAAACTCACCCTGTTCATTAAAATCCTCCTCATCCTCGAGGAGTCCTTCATCCGCTCTAATCTCGGGATCTCCGTTTGGTCCTGACATTTTCATCTctctactaaatactaaagCAACGTTAAACGAGCTGAACAGCTAAACAAAATCCCATTTCACtgaacactcacatacactaaatatgagctaaaactCATCCACACAAGACAGTGAACTGATTCGGGGTTATGTGCATGCACTGCCAGACAGCTGActgtcaggtgactgtgaaaGGTCTCCAGATGAAATGCcttactgtaataaaatatttatgaatgGAAATATATAATCTGGTCAACGAATATACGTATAAATAACCTTtaaactgtgtgtttatttccatTTCCGATACTGCACTGTTTatttcagaaaacacaacaaacaagagTCTAAAAACGCTTATAATACAGTAATACcgctgtgaaaaaaaacaagttcagattacaataaaaacaataatacgattttgattttatttacttcataaatctatttattaaatgttgtgTATGGCATTGTGTGCAGGCATTATTGATAGTCGCCAATCTGAGCGGAGGGCCAATGAGGTGTTGTAAGTGTCGCACAAAATATACGTCACGTTCAAGTTCTAACACCAGCTCTATCGGTTGTTTTAGCACTATTAGTTAAAACAGGTAACTTATTGTTgtctaattaaatatatttgctaTTCGTGCTTCAGGTCACACGTAAAGGTTTTGTTTTGATCGGAAATCACTTTGCTTTTTGTAATAAATTACGAGTTTTCCCCCCTCACGTGGACCATTTGGAGAAGGAATGGATGACTTGCCTGCAGATTTAAGAGAATTTCTGCAGACTCAACCTTTTCTAGAGCTCACTGATACCAAAAGGGTAAtcagctgcatttttttaaaaattattttattttatttttctttttttaatgagataTCGTCCTCTCTAAAAGGGTGCAAACTGGAATAGAAGACTGAAATGGACCTGATGATCATGTGTGATTATATGTTGTCTGCTTTTAGATCAGGTGCACATTAAATGGACACGAGATTCCTTGCAACCTTGCGGAGCTGCAGACGTTCATATCTGGGAAGAAATTCAAGAAGCTGTGTGCTGCAGAGTTTAACTACAGCCAGTATGAACCTCATGTGGTCCCGAGCACAAAGCAGCCGTATGTCTGGTTGTTTATAAGTGAATAGAAATCAATTTTTGGTTTCTGTGTGACATCTGCATAACatgtacttacttacttactttatttatttatttattttccccataGAAATCAGCTTTTTTGCAAGCTGACTCTGAGACACCTCAATCGCATGCCTCATCATGTCCTCCGGCACATCAGTGGAAAACGGTACAAGAAAGCTCTGGCACAATGTGAGCACACATTTTACAGATACAGTGACACTTCTATTGGATCAAGTGCATGATAAATGGCCGCGAGATTCCTTGCAACCTTGCGGAACTGCACTGGTCTGTTCTTGTTATTGTATTTGTACGGGACAATACGGGACTGATTACAGGATTTATGTGttgctttttcctcttttccagATGAGGAATGCGTAAAACAAGGTGTAGAGTTCGTTCCAGCCAGACTCAGGCAGAAAACACGACCCCGAGGCACAGATGATGGCATGGAGAGTGCGAAAGAAGGAGGGAGCAGGAGCAAGCACaagcagaaagagaaaaagaaacaagacaGCGGCATTTGGGCTCCGAGCTCCAGCGAGGGAGAAGGTAGCGACTCCGAGGACAGCATGTCGGATCTCTATCCACGTAAGCGTGCAGCGTTTTATAATAGCTCGGTCATTTACTGTTCGACATATTGCTGTACCGAGTTCCGTTTGGATCTGTGAGTGTCATCTTGTAACACGTTAGACATGTTACTCATTTTGTCA
Proteins encoded:
- the surf2 gene encoding surfeit locus protein 2, giving the protein MDDLPADLREFLQTQPFLELTDTKRIRCTLNGHEIPCNLAELQTFISGKKFKKLCAAEFNYSQYEPHVVPSTKQPNQLFCKLTLRHLNRMPHHVLRHISGKRYKKALAQYEECVKQGVEFVPARLRQKTRPRGTDDGMESAKEGGSRSKHKQKEKKKQDSGIWAPSSSEGEGSDSEDSMSDLYPPTLFTLKESAEQEKMEKDEDEFQTDDDMEVSETEEEKQAAQKRKKVQCAAFNKKFKKNRKKKGVTRINKLKNGK